In the genome of Candidatus Aenigmatarchaeota archaeon, the window GGAAAGAAGGCAACAAAAGAGGCAATAGACAACTGCCCGGTGGATAGGTCAAACTACGCAACCGCCCAGTTCATGAGAGGCACGAAAAAGGCCTTTGCTGAAATTGTCAAAAACCCCCCCTACTTTGCCCTCACCTTTGTTGGGGGGGTGAGATTCGAAAACAAAGAAGTAGTGCCAAGCTTTGAGCACGAGTTCCTTGAAGGAATAAAGGAAATCCTTGGGCCATTTATTCCCATTGTCGGCGGCTCGGCAGGAAGCGATTTCGACAAAGTTGACGATTTCGAAGGGGAAAATTATGTCCTTGCCAAGGGGAAATTCTACAAAGGGGGAGCTGCAGTATGCTTTGTTGTTTCGGAACTCTTCTTCTCTTACGGTCTGGAGCAGGGATATATTTCCACGGAAAAGTACGGAGTAATCACAAAGGTTTCGGACAACGGCAGGATGATTGACGAGATAAACAATCTTCCCGCCCTTGAAGAGTACTGTAAGCTCACCGGGCTCAAAAAGGAAACTTTCCTAAAAAATCCGTCCCAGTACCTTTCTCTTAGCAGCATGTGCACGCTTGATTCTGCCGGAAACCTCTACCCCATAGGAATGACTATGGCCAGCGCTGATCCAAAAGAAACGAGGTTCTACAGCCAGCAAAAATTCATAAAGGGGACTTTGTTTGCAATAGGCAAATATGATGAGAAAAAAACCATAAACAGCACGATGCTTGCCATACAGGAGGCATGCATAGATAACGAAGACAAAATGCCCGTTCTGGCAATCAATATCAACTGCGCCACAAGAAGGTTCCTCCTTGGGGACAAGGTCAACGACGAGCTTGCCATGCTCCAGAAAGACCCAAAGCACAAGGACATGGTTTTCTTTGGTTTTCACTCTTTTGGCGAAATAGGGGCAAAAAGAAACCAGCCATCAAGCTACCTTGCGACAACTTCAACTTGCCTCGTCATTTTCGACAAGCTGATGGTTGAGTAAAATGATTTATTCACTTGTCAGTGAACCTATAAAGATTCCATCCATAGATAATGATGGTAGGTGGTAAAATGATACCTGGAAAGTTATATGGCAGTTTTAGTGAAATTTCACCCCCCGAAAGAGCAGAGCTAGCAAAAGACATTTATGAGAGATACTCCCAACTCACTCCATCGGAACAGGACATTGCAAGAGACCTGCTATACTACACTCTAGATGAAATGTCACCCGAAATGAGGTCCGGAGCAACGAACCTTCTGCTTGCAAAACAAGTGAAACGGTTATGGGAAACACCCTTTTATAACAGGTCCATGAAAAAGAAGGGAATTACTGCCCCCTCACAGATCTCAGACACAAACCGCTATTTCAAAAACATGCCAATTTCTTTCAAAAATCAGATAGTAAACTCAAGGTATGGTTGGGCGGGTGTGTTGTCCCCGGAACATAGACTAGCCGCACGCGGCAAAAATACCCCTGGAAAAGACAAAATACAGGTAATGTACTCTACTTCAGGCACAACAGGGCCTCCTTTTGAATGCTACTACTCCAAAAGAGACGCCTACTTTACTCCAGCAATTTTTGGAAAGGCCTTAAGCGACATAAAGGCAAGCGAATTCAGCCCTTCCTACAATGTATTCAATCCACGGAGTATTGGGTATTGGGTCGTTCAAAATGCCTTTCCCGAGGCAGGGGTAACTCCCTTCTCGCCACACCCCACAAAAGACCTTGCCTATGAGCTTAATTTTTTGAGAGACCATGAAGTAAAGTCCATTTTCGGATCTACTGACCTGAAAAAAGGAGGAATTCAAAGATACCTATACCCAGAAAAAAACGCAGACAAAAAAGAGCCAAAGTTGCTAAGTGCTGAAGACATATTTGGAAAGGGTGGGGTTGAAAGAGTTTACTTTGCGGGAGCAAGCATGCCAAAGGAACTTCTAGATAGGTTAAGAGATCTGGGTGTGATTGATGTTTGCGAAGGCCAGGGAACTTCAGAACAAACGGGAATGGGCACGGGAACGTATGGCAGAAAATACCCCCATTATCAGCGCGGAATATGCCGGCTAAAGCCACAGTATCTGGTAGAAGTCGTAAACATAGATAGCCTCACCGAAGGGTCTCCCCCCTGGCATGTTGACGTGGGGGAGAGAGGAATCCTGCTCAAGACTCCCCTCAACAGAACCGGGACAAAGCTTGGCAGATACGCTTTTGATGAAGCTACCTACCTTGGAACCGACCCTAAGACAGGGGAAGTCCTGATATCAGACCTTTCAAGACTGCGTGATCCAAGTACGGGAACCTACCTGAGCGACCTCGGGCAGTGTGGTGGGGGCATATAGCAATATGGCAGGAACAAGTGCCTTACCTATAAGGCAATCTGGAGCACCCAGTTACAAAAATATAAGGCCCTTCAACGTAGATAATGTGATTGGAGGGGAATCAAGACAGGCAAACAAGGGCGATGCGCTACCCCTTTATACTATTTTCAGAGAATTTGCAGGAACTGTTCCAAACTCTGAGGAATCTGACCTAATGGAGGCCTTTTCCTATGCCCGAGATTATGCCAAAAAAATCCCATATGCCCGGCGTGTAGACGACGGAATAGAAGCTGTAAGAAAGGCCTCAAAGGAGCTTTTATCAAAGCGGGAAGACAGAGAAAGAATTGCGGCCCTTACAGGAAGCCAAACCCTTAAGTCTATTGAGGGCACACTGGACCTTTTCAAAGGCTGGGCTGATGGAATTGGCAACTTATATAGCCAGATTATAGATGATGAAGGAAAACTCCTCTACAAATCAGGAATAAATGCGGGAATTCTTCCCGGAAACGTAAGCATATCCGGGACATGGACCCAATCGCTGTCTGCATTGGTTGGACCAATGGTAACGCGACCTGATCGTCGTGGATCTTTTGTAGCTTCAAGCTATGCGCAGTTGCTTGCAGATAATGGCTACCCTGGTGTTCAGGCAGTCAACTGGTCCTCAGAATTACACCCAAACCTTATACAAACACTCATTTCAGAAGGTCTCAGGGAAGGAAAAGTCCATTTTTTCGGAAGCAACGATACAATCAATGAAATTCTTCCTACTGAACTCAAAGACCACCCAAACCTCATCGCTTATGGAAGCGGACATGGCATGGCAATAGTTGATGAAACTGCAGATCTGGAACAAGCAGCAAAATTCTGCGTTCAGGGAAGAATATTCAATACCGGAAACATGTGTACCTGCACCAATAATGTTATTGCAGTAGGAGATACTACCTATGATAAGCTTTTGAATTACTTTGAAGGATGTAAGGAGACCCTTATGCCGGGAGATCCAAGAAAGCCCGACTCAGACCTAGGCTGGATTGGAAGCCATGACCTGCAAACTATAGTCAAGCCCTTACTTTTGGAGCATACTGTGGCGCCTGATGAGGTGATAGTCAATTATGACTATATGAAATTCACCCCGATAGAGACAAATCCTCACTCGAAGTTTGCAAGAAAAGAATGGCCTTATCCGATTCTTGGGATTATGGGTGCAGATAACATGGACAAAGCAATCGATATGGTTGGGGCTTGCCTGGAGCCAGGATGCAAATCCATCTGCGTAGGACTGCACATGGACCCGGATAAGCCAGACTTGCTCACTAAATACATAACTGCCCTGAAGCCCTATGCGCACAAGGTTGCGACTAATAACTCAACTACCAACATGGACCTCAATTGCCACCAAGGCCTAACTATCAGAAATATGATGAGACCCATCTGACTACAGAGTATTAGACTTATAAAGAACTGGCTCTCACAGGATTCATTAATTGACGGCTCTAATATTCACTCTTTCTTAGGCACCAAAAACACCAAATCTCTTTCGAAAATCTTGTCTTCGCCATCAAGGTCAATCTTGACCTTTGGCTTCAAAAGGTCTTTTTTGACAAGTATTTCCTTTACTTTCCCTGTCTTTCCCCGGTTTACGCCTTTTAAAATTATAACTTCAGAACCCTCCTTGTAAGGGTAAACTTTCTCGATTTTTCCGGTTTTAAGCCCAATCTTGACTGTGTCGCCGGTTCGGTACTTCTTTCCCTCCTCAACTGAAAGGAGGACATTTCGCCCATCGTGAAGGTTTAACTGCAAGCCATTTTTTACAACCGTCTTGTCCATAACCTTGCAATACTTGGAGCCCGCCTTTTTCTCGTCAATCTTCCTGAACTCAAAGCCCTTGGCAGAAGGAACGACCATATAGTGCTCCTTTTTGTCCTTTATGGAAAGTACATCCATCATTCCAAGTGGAAACCTGTCATCAATTACCTCTTTTCCGTCAACAAGGAAGTTTTTCGCCTTTATGGCCTTTTTTGCCTCGGTTGCAGTCTTGTAAAGCCCGAAAATATCCCTTGCGACAACTACCAGAGGGAGGCAGTTCGCCTTTTGGTGAGGCCCTGGGCTTGGAATAGGGGCAAATCTCTTCTTTTTCCTTGGAAGCGGCCAAATGCCAGGCATTTCACTCCTTTTCAAGTGTACCATAAGATAGGGAAGATAAAAATTAATTAAAGTACCTAGAACAGGCACATATCCCCATAGGTGTCCCTGACCAGGCCTTCATCCACTTTTTGGGAAAATAGGCGCTCCAACTCCTCATGAGACTTAATCTGGCTTACGGCATCCATTACCCTCAAAGAATGCTGTTTTATGCCCGCCCGTCGGGATTCTCCTACCTTAAGACCTCGAAGCTCCGAATCCAAGATCTTCCGAACGCTTTTGTCCTTTTCTTCCAAGCCATTAAGACAGTCCATTGTCCTGCCAAATTCCTGCAGCCCTATAAAATTACGCCACCTCCTATAATCCTCAAGGTCTCCTGATCGAAAAAGGCGGTAATCCGGGTCTATATCAAAAATGGGTTTCCCCCGGGGAACTGTGCAAAGCTCAAAATAACCCCTATCTTGGTCAACAACCCCCACACCCCACTCTGCGCCAAGCAAGGAAGCCAGGTCTTCATCATCAAATCCAATCGACCCAATGCTCGGGTAATAATTTCGAATCCATAGAATCTCCCCATCTCCCGATACAGAAAAAGGAATCATCTTGGGTATGATTCGGGGAATTTTTTTCTTATTCTTTATGTCCTCAAGAGACCTCACCGAGCCGTCAATTAAGCCCTCTGTAGCAGTGACATAATTTGCCTCAGACACGGGGGTGAGATTTCCCGGTTTTTTAACCCCAACTCCAGGGGACATTCTTTTTGCCTCAAAATCCGTATACTTCACCCTAGATTGCCTTAAAACCAGTGGAGACAATTCTTTTCCATTTTCGTCCTCCACTACCAACAAAGCCATACTTGGAGTCTTCTGGGCAAGATAGGGATTATAGTAACTATCTCTCCGGGGCACGACATAACCGCTCCGTTTTCTTCCCCCCTCAAGAGTCAGCTCTGAAGCTATTTGAGGAGGTTTCCACTTGCCAAATAAGTCAGACCTCTCCCTATCATGATTTATCAAATCATCCATATCAGACCTAGAGCCATACTTTTGAGCATTCCTGCTTAGCCTCACATTGTAAGCTACTAACTCGCCAAGCCCCGAGTAAAGCTCTGTAAAAATTGCCGAGGGGTCTATCTCCCTGCCGCTTTCCGTAAACCGGAGATTTTGTATATCTTGAGCTATCATAAGTATATTTAAATATTTATTACCCATATAGGATAAATACTGATTCATAAGTTTCCGGCAGATTTTCGCTCAGAAAAACTATTCCTCCTTGGTTTTTTCCTCCTTTTTCTCCTTCCTGCCGAAAACCCTTTCCCGAAGCCCCTTTTTCTCTGCCTTTTTCTTCTGCTCCTCTCTCCTGTTAAAGGCGTCTATGACCCGGATTGCTTCCTCGGCGGCCTTTCTGCTATTCCCAACGCCTATTGTAACGCCAATTCCTGCAATTATTGCTCTCTTTTTGACTTCCTTAAGCTCCTGCTTTACTGCCAAGTCAACCTTTGGAAGGGCAAGCTTAACTTCCTTAGGCATGGGCATAAGAGCTTCCTCCGGCTTCATCTTGACAATTACCGCGTCAACGGGTATGCCTTTCTCTATCAGGTATGATTCGGCAAAGAACCTTTCAGCGCCACGTGGGCCCATGGCAAACCCTACTCCCCTTGCAACGGCTCCGGTTGTCTCTCCCTCCAGCTTTCCTGATGCGTCAACTGTTATCACCTTTTCAATCTTGTTTTTGGCGACAATTTTCCTTATCGCCTCATCGATGTTGCCAAGGTTTGCGGCCGGACCCTCTGCTTTGAGTATGAAGACTTCTTTTCCATTGATCGTCCTGGTCGCCACGACGGTCCCTTCCGCGATTTTGGTTGTCTTGTTGTCGCCTATGAGGGTTGCGGCATAAAGAGGCCCTATGCAGTCCCCTACAGGGATACCATTGGTAAACGCAGGAATCGACTTATAAAGTGCCTTAACCTGCCGGTCGATAAATGGAAGCTGGATCTGAAGAAGCATCCCATACTGGAAGTTCTTTGTCTCCCTGATAATCTCAATGAAGTGCTTTATGATTTTGGAAATCTGGTGAATGCCGATTGTGTGCATCATGCTTGCAGACAGGTTTTTTCTCTCCTCTTCGCTCACTCCGCTCGTAATTTCCTCGATATAAATGTCAAGCTTCTTGTCGTGTCGGTTTGTCATCTGGCGAATTTTGTTTGCAAGCCCTGTCGGCTCGATTGCCTCCGGCTCGACCACGAAATATTCAAGCATCCCTTTTATGGAATCGTCCATTTCCTTTCTCGTAAGCTTTGTCCGAAGCCCTATTTTTTTTACAATCATCCTCTGTGACTTTACAACCATCTCATCATACGCCTTTGCCTTAGATTCGAGAAGAGTTATTATCTGATAGGTCATGAGCCGCGGGAAAAAGAAGATAAGGAATACCAGAAGTATAATGTTAATTAACTCCCAAGGCGTGGAACCGAACATTACTATAGTTGTATTAAAATAAATAGCTGCTCTGCAGGTTTTGACCAAAATAAGCGCCTTGCACTCTAAAGTACATGCTGGATGCAAGCAGGAGAGAACTTAAAAACTTAATTATTATAATAGAACTCCATATATGGCAACTGGCCCTGAAATATGGCAATAATTAAAAAAAATATCGTGTTCTTCTGTGTAACAGACTACTGTAATGCAAAGTGTAAATCCTGCTCATTCTGGAAGACAAAAAAGCCCACATTCCCAAAAAAGGAGGAGCTTCCAATGATAGTCAATGCGTTGCATTCCAAGCTCGACTGCAAGTTTTTGCAGATAACCGGGGGCGAAACACTCACCTACCCCTACATATCTGAGCTTGTGCGTCTGGCACGAAAAAAAGGAATGATTACGCAGCTAATGACCAACGGCAGCTTGGTAAGCGAAGACACAATCAAAAAGCTTTGTGACGCAGGCCTTGACATTCTTGCAATTTCCATAGACCACCACGACGACAAAGTAATGGAAAAATACCGGGGGATACCAGGCCTTCCCGCCAAAATCCGAAAAGACATAAAAAAGCTAAAAAAGACAAATTTGCTGGTGCCGGCAGGAATCTGCCTAAGCAAGTACAATATTGGCGCTCTGGAAAAGACGGCAGAGCATGCCCTTTTGCTCGGATTTGACGAGGTATATTTCTGCTGGCCAATCCAATCTACTGAATCTACCTACAAGCTAGGCAATGATGAATATGACTCTGCCAATCTCAGCAACGAGCAGATAATAACCGCGATCAATACCATAATCAAGCTCAAAAAAAGATTCGGTTATAAGATCAGCCACACCTACGAACACCTGGAAGATATCCTGAGATACTACAAAAGCGAAAAACAAAAATTCCCCTGCAAAGCGGGGGAAAATTTATTCTATCTTGACAATCATCTGGACGTGTACCGATGCATGACCCTTCCGGATAAGCTCGGCAACATCCTCGGCGACGTAGAGGTAATCAAGAATGCCCATTGCGAAAAGTGCCCTCTGCAATGCTTCAGGGAGCCCTCGATTTGCTATAGCGGGCTCAAGTCGGTGCTAACCGTAGCAAAACTTGCCTTCAACAGGAATTACTGGAAACTGATTCAGAAGAAATGCCTTCGCCCCAGATAGTCTAACTGCCAAGTTAAGTCGGGAACGTGTCTGAGTGGTGCTTGCCTTCATAAGGCCTGGATAAAGTGCAAAATAAGATGCTAAACTACAGACGCTTAAATATAAAACTAAGTAGCTCTATGCTGGATAAAGTCAGGATGCCCAAATTACTTCTTCAGATTAAGAGGCCTGGAAAAAATTCCTTCTGTTGCTTCTTCCCATAAGACCAGCAATTCTATTTTATCCAGATTATCTGGAGTTTGACCAATCTCTTAATGCCTGAATAAAATTGCCCCGGATCGCCGATAATCATGCCAAAGATTGATAAACCTTAAGCGTTTCCTTTGCGATAATTTTCCAGTCATACATCCTCAAGACCTTCTTTCTGCCGTTCTTTCCAATTCTTACCAAATCACTTGCCCTAGCTTCATTTATTCTACGGGATAATGCCTCCGGAGTTTGTTTCTTCACCAGAAAGCCATCGCACCCATCATCTATAACCTCGGGTATTCCGCCCACCGCAAAAGCCAAAGGCGGAGTTCCGCAAGCCATTGCCTCTATCGAAACCATTCCAAAGGCCTCCTGCCATGTAGAAGGAACCACTACAACGCTTGCTGAGGAATAGTTGTCAATGAGTGCTTCGTCATTTACCCTGCCCAAAAATTCCACCCGTTTGTTTTTTACTGCTTCTCTAATGCACTTTGACTTGAGAGGGCCGTCGCCTATTACGCAAAGCTTCCCTTCACCAAGCCTTCCAAAACTCTTAAAAAGTAAAGACAAGCCCTTTTCGGGGGATAGCCTGCCAACAAA includes:
- a CDS encoding aldehyde dehydrogenase, whose protein sequence is MAGTSALPIRQSGAPSYKNIRPFNVDNVIGGESRQANKGDALPLYTIFREFAGTVPNSEESDLMEAFSYARDYAKKIPYARRVDDGIEAVRKASKELLSKREDRERIAALTGSQTLKSIEGTLDLFKGWADGIGNLYSQIIDDEGKLLYKSGINAGILPGNVSISGTWTQSLSALVGPMVTRPDRRGSFVASSYAQLLADNGYPGVQAVNWSSELHPNLIQTLISEGLREGKVHFFGSNDTINEILPTELKDHPNLIAYGSGHGMAIVDETADLEQAAKFCVQGRIFNTGNMCTCTNNVIAVGDTTYDKLLNYFEGCKETLMPGDPRKPDSDLGWIGSHDLQTIVKPLLLEHTVAPDEVIVNYDYMKFTPIETNPHSKFARKEWPYPILGIMGADNMDKAIDMVGACLEPGCKSICVGLHMDPDKPDLLTKYITALKPYAHKVATNNSTTNMDLNCHQGLTIRNMMRPI
- a CDS encoding radical SAM protein; translation: MAIIKKNIVFFCVTDYCNAKCKSCSFWKTKKPTFPKKEELPMIVNALHSKLDCKFLQITGGETLTYPYISELVRLARKKGMITQLMTNGSLVSEDTIKKLCDAGLDILAISIDHHDDKVMEKYRGIPGLPAKIRKDIKKLKKTNLLVPAGICLSKYNIGALEKTAEHALLLGFDEVYFCWPIQSTESTYKLGNDEYDSANLSNEQIITAINTIIKLKKRFGYKISHTYEHLEDILRYYKSEKQKFPCKAGENLFYLDNHLDVYRCMTLPDKLGNILGDVEVIKNAHCEKCPLQCFREPSICYSGLKSVLTVAKLAFNRNYWKLIQKKCLRPR
- a CDS encoding 30S ribosomal protein S4e, which gives rise to MVHLKRSEMPGIWPLPRKKKRFAPIPSPGPHQKANCLPLVVVARDIFGLYKTATEAKKAIKAKNFLVDGKEVIDDRFPLGMMDVLSIKDKKEHYMVVPSAKGFEFRKIDEKKAGSKYCKVMDKTVVKNGLQLNLHDGRNVLLSVEEGKKYRTGDTVKIGLKTGKIEKVYPYKEGSEVIILKGVNRGKTGKVKEILVKKDLLKPKVKIDLDGEDKIFERDLVFLVPKKE
- a CDS encoding DUF1512 family protein — encoded protein: MFGSTPWELINIILLVFLIFFFPRLMTYQIITLLESKAKAYDEMVVKSQRMIVKKIGLRTKLTRKEMDDSIKGMLEYFVVEPEAIEPTGLANKIRQMTNRHDKKLDIYIEEITSGVSEEERKNLSASMMHTIGIHQISKIIKHFIEIIRETKNFQYGMLLQIQLPFIDRQVKALYKSIPAFTNGIPVGDCIGPLYAATLIGDNKTTKIAEGTVVATRTINGKEVFILKAEGPAANLGNIDEAIRKIVAKNKIEKVITVDASGKLEGETTGAVARGVGFAMGPRGAERFFAESYLIEKGIPVDAVIVKMKPEEALMPMPKEVKLALPKVDLAVKQELKEVKKRAIIAGIGVTIGVGNSRKAAEEAIRVIDAFNRREEQKKKAEKKGLRERVFGRKEKKEEKTKEE
- a CDS encoding FIST C-terminal domain-containing protein, translating into MSEKKVLKVLEENPTGLSITDIAEKANLHRNTVATVVRRLQDKKAVELKKVGLAKVYYLKHYQALHHIESAYKGQNLSVGLGVSDLADGYKAAVSAAKQAVNQSGRGEQPTFAIVFVSSRYNDQLSAVVTGLNQILGENTYIGCTTDREINSLSGFCQGTVSVLTLNTKYLHFGVGVAEYYIKQPFEAGKKATKEAIDNCPVDRSNYATAQFMRGTKKAFAEIVKNPPYFALTFVGGVRFENKEVVPSFEHEFLEGIKEILGPFIPIVGGSAGSDFDKVDDFEGENYVLAKGKFYKGGAAVCFVVSELFFSYGLEQGYISTEKYGVITKVSDNGRMIDEINNLPALEEYCKLTGLKKETFLKNPSQYLSLSSMCTLDSAGNLYPIGMTMASADPKETRFYSQQKFIKGTLFAIGKYDEKKTINSTMLAIQEACIDNEDKMPVLAININCATRRFLLGDKVNDELAMLQKDPKHKDMVFFGFHSFGEIGAKRNQPSSYLATTSTCLVIFDKLMVE